In Massilia violaceinigra, one DNA window encodes the following:
- a CDS encoding carbon-nitrogen hydrolase family protein → MSTVAAVQMISTPDVAENIATARRLVRDAAARGATLVTLPEYWPIMGMSDTDKVAHAEAPGQGPIQECMAQAAREHGIWLIGGTLPLVSPDAGRVMNTTLVYDPQGRPVHRYDKIHLFGFTRGAESYDEARTIVPGEAVVTFEAPFGRVGLSVCYDLRFPELYRAMGECALMVVTAAFTHTTGLAHWEVLLRARAIENQCYVLASAQGGTHQNGRRTFGHSMLIDPWGEVKAVLEEGEGIVSGALDPAFLAEVRESLPALKHRKL, encoded by the coding sequence ATGAGCACCGTGGCCGCAGTACAAATGATCAGCACCCCTGATGTCGCCGAGAACATCGCCACCGCCCGCCGGCTGGTGCGCGATGCGGCTGCGCGCGGCGCCACCCTGGTGACCTTGCCGGAATACTGGCCCATCATGGGCATGAGCGACACCGACAAGGTGGCCCATGCCGAGGCGCCCGGGCAGGGCCCGATCCAGGAGTGCATGGCGCAGGCCGCGCGCGAGCACGGCATCTGGCTGATCGGCGGCACCTTGCCGCTGGTGTCCCCCGACGCCGGGCGCGTAATGAACACCACCCTGGTGTACGACCCGCAGGGCCGCCCTGTGCACCGCTACGACAAGATCCACCTGTTCGGCTTTACCCGCGGCGCCGAAAGCTACGACGAGGCGCGCACCATCGTGCCGGGCGAGGCCGTGGTGACGTTCGAGGCGCCGTTCGGGCGGGTTGGCTTGTCGGTCTGCTACGACCTGCGTTTTCCCGAGCTGTACCGGGCCATGGGCGAGTGCGCGCTGATGGTCGTCACCGCCGCCTTTACCCACACCACGGGTCTTGCGCACTGGGAAGTGCTGCTGCGCGCGCGCGCCATCGAAAACCAGTGCTATGTGCTCGCTTCGGCCCAGGGCGGCACCCACCAGAACGGACGCCGCACCTTCGGCCACAGCATGCTGATCGACCCCTGGGGCGAGGTCAAGGCCGTGCTGGAAGAGGGCGAGGGCATCGTCAGCGGCGCGCTCGACCCTGCCTTCCTGGCGGAGGTGCGCGAAAGCTTGCCTGCGCTCAAGCACCGCAAACTGTGA
- a CDS encoding TonB-dependent receptor, whose translation MKESVISCSLRRLSAGGGGASLALLSLAVQAQTPAPPGPMPRVEITGTHIPRATTETAAAVITLNRNDIERSGKTTVAELLQTLAVDNQGSVPSSFGSGFASGASGLSLRGLGAASTLVLLNGRRVAPYGLADDGQKMFSDLNIIPADAVERIEVLKDGASAIYGSDAIAGVVNVILRRDFHGTALRASFGQSRERDGNDGVAAVTWGSGDLDADRYNVLASLEYGRRGAIWNRDRAGRGHIGRGDLRPWGFSAQESLGGTGAITINNAAGSAINGNVRNPDTLDYVNRGNLGGAGFTRTFPGAACANFTRHPQGDPGGGCLVDAAQLYGQIQPRQERINFFGRATFQATPALQTYAELNLYRSESASSSTPSAVSGAVGSPAGPVNSAAVALGAAHPDNPYFGRPARLRYMAADLGPRTSAIDSDFVRFLLGAKGSMGPWELDTALLFSQNQVSSERSRYPQRDVLFALLNPSPENVAAARANPAYAALPPGTVWRIAENAGLNAPALYAALAPTLNNDAKSRIAQIDLRASRQLTGLPGGNLGIAFGGEFRRETADLEAVPGTGRGNIIGQGYSAHKGGRNVAALYGEVLAPVHRTLELSGALRADHYTDAGDSYTPKFGVKWTPLRQFALRGTYARGFRAPSTAENGVGGLAAYSTAADPLRCALGIETACSPASVAIITSPNPALSPERSRSINVGMVWDPYRRTNIALDLWEIKRKNDINQEQSDAAIAAGRIARDPSSAALPGDPGPITAVLASYVNSARTQVRGADLDLRQRFDFGPGTGEASMDVKWTHLFKWQRTEQDGSTRDYAGTHGNCDVTNCIGTPDDRVNFRLSWERAAWRVSANVNYRGDLKNTLFKNDPAGCASHFANGDPAPANCELPSFTTVDLTVRWKPTPRIDVFGTAQNIFDQTAPLDPLTYGATAYNPLDYAGAVGRFFTAGVRYTF comes from the coding sequence ATGAAAGAATCCGTCATTTCCTGTTCGCTAAGACGCCTGTCCGCCGGCGGCGGCGGCGCCAGCCTGGCCCTGCTCTCGCTGGCCGTCCAGGCCCAAACCCCGGCGCCGCCCGGCCCCATGCCGCGGGTGGAAATCACCGGCACCCACATCCCGCGCGCCACGACCGAGACCGCGGCCGCCGTCATCACCCTGAACCGCAACGATATCGAGCGTTCCGGCAAAACCACGGTGGCCGAACTGCTGCAAACCCTGGCCGTCGATAACCAAGGGTCGGTGCCGTCCAGTTTCGGCAGCGGCTTCGCCAGCGGCGCCTCCGGCCTCTCGCTGCGCGGCCTGGGCGCCGCCTCCACCCTGGTCCTGCTCAACGGGCGCAGGGTGGCGCCCTACGGCCTGGCCGACGATGGCCAGAAAATGTTTTCCGACCTGAACATCATCCCGGCCGACGCGGTCGAGCGGATCGAAGTGCTCAAGGATGGCGCCTCGGCCATCTACGGTTCGGACGCGATCGCCGGCGTGGTCAACGTGATCCTGCGGCGCGACTTTCACGGCACGGCGCTGCGCGCCAGCTTCGGCCAGTCGCGCGAACGCGACGGCAACGATGGCGTCGCCGCCGTGACCTGGGGCAGCGGCGACCTGGACGCCGACCGCTACAACGTCCTGGCCAGCCTCGAGTACGGGCGGCGCGGCGCCATCTGGAACCGCGACCGCGCCGGGCGCGGCCACATCGGGCGCGGCGACCTGCGCCCCTGGGGTTTCAGCGCCCAGGAGTCGCTCGGCGGCACCGGCGCCATCACCATCAACAATGCCGCCGGCAGCGCCATCAATGGCAATGTACGCAACCCCGATACGCTCGACTACGTCAACCGCGGCAACCTGGGCGGGGCCGGCTTCACGCGCACCTTTCCGGGCGCGGCCTGCGCCAATTTCACGCGCCATCCGCAGGGCGATCCGGGCGGCGGCTGCCTGGTCGACGCGGCGCAACTGTACGGCCAGATCCAGCCCCGCCAGGAACGGATCAACTTTTTCGGCCGCGCCACGTTCCAGGCCACGCCGGCGCTGCAGACCTACGCCGAACTGAACCTGTACCGCAGCGAATCGGCATCGTCTTCCACGCCGTCGGCGGTCAGCGGCGCGGTCGGCTCGCCCGCCGGGCCGGTCAACAGCGCCGCCGTGGCGCTGGGCGCGGCCCATCCCGACAATCCGTATTTCGGCAGGCCGGCGCGGCTGCGCTACATGGCGGCCGACCTCGGCCCACGCACGAGCGCGATCGACTCGGACTTCGTGCGCTTCCTGCTCGGCGCCAAGGGCAGCATGGGCCCGTGGGAGCTGGACACCGCCCTGCTGTTCTCGCAAAACCAGGTCAGTAGCGAACGCAGCCGTTATCCGCAGCGCGACGTCCTGTTCGCGCTGCTCAATCCGAGCCCGGAGAATGTGGCGGCGGCCCGCGCCAATCCGGCCTATGCCGCGCTGCCCCCCGGTACCGTCTGGCGCATCGCTGAAAACGCCGGGCTCAATGCGCCGGCCCTGTACGCGGCGCTGGCGCCGACGCTTAACAACGATGCCAAGAGCCGCATCGCCCAGATCGACCTGCGCGCGTCGCGCCAGCTGACCGGGCTCCCCGGCGGGAATCTCGGCATCGCGTTCGGCGGTGAATTCCGGCGCGAAACGGCCGATCTGGAAGCCGTCCCCGGCACCGGGCGCGGCAATATCATTGGCCAGGGCTATTCGGCCCACAAGGGCGGGCGCAACGTGGCAGCGCTGTACGGCGAGGTGCTCGCGCCGGTGCACCGCACCCTGGAACTGTCCGGTGCGCTGAGGGCCGACCACTACACCGACGCCGGCGACTCCTACACACCGAAGTTCGGCGTCAAATGGACGCCGCTGCGCCAGTTTGCCTTGCGCGGCACGTATGCGCGCGGCTTTCGCGCACCGAGCACGGCCGAAAACGGGGTCGGCGGCCTGGCCGCCTACTCCACCGCGGCCGACCCGCTGCGCTGCGCCCTGGGCATCGAGACCGCCTGCAGCCCGGCGTCGGTGGCGATCATCACCTCGCCCAACCCGGCGCTGTCGCCCGAAAGATCGCGCAGCATCAATGTCGGCATGGTGTGGGACCCTTACCGGCGCACCAATATCGCGCTCGACCTGTGGGAAATCAAGCGCAAGAACGACATCAACCAGGAGCAGAGCGATGCCGCCATCGCGGCGGGCCGCATCGCGCGCGATCCGAGCAGCGCCGCCCTTCCGGGCGACCCCGGCCCGATCACGGCGGTGCTGGCCAGCTACGTCAATTCGGCGCGGACCCAGGTGCGTGGCGCCGACCTCGACCTGCGCCAGCGCTTCGACTTCGGGCCGGGCACCGGCGAAGCGAGCATGGATGTCAAGTGGACTCACCTGTTCAAGTGGCAGCGTACCGAGCAGGACGGCAGCACGCGCGACTACGCCGGCACGCACGGCAACTGCGACGTCACCAACTGCATCGGCACGCCCGACGACCGGGTCAATTTCAGGCTGTCATGGGAGCGCGCGGCCTGGCGCGTGTCGGCCAACGTGAACTACCGCGGCGACCTCAAGAACACCCTGTTCAAGAACGACCCCGCTGGTTGCGCCAGCCACTTCGCCAACGGCGACCCGGCCCCGGCCAACTGCGAACTGCCATCCTTCACCACGGTCGATCTGACCGTGCGCTGGAAGCCGACGCCGCGCATCGACGTGTTCGGAACGGCGCAAAACATCTTCGACCAGACCGCCCCGCTCGACCCGCTGACCTACGGCGCCACTGCCTATAACCCGCTCGACTATGCCGGCGCCGTGGGACGTTTTTTCACGGCAGGCGTGCGTTACACCTTTTAG
- a CDS encoding TonB-dependent receptor translates to MIEKALSAAIRGLCAGGALLGAGVLALPAQAQAQTPADTSQTMQKVEIVGTSIRRRLEAQTALPITSLRAEDFAKQGLSTAQEVLATIPMNQTSTGASQSVGSGTGGRATANLRGLGGDKTLVLLNGRRLANHPFFADTVDLNIIPVAALDRVEVLRDGASAIYGSDAIGGVINFVTKRSYRGLEVSVEAYEPAGSGGGDEQRVNVIGGWGDLATDGYNVLGIVDFHRQSALTATDRDFARTGVRPERGMDQTSGTTFPANFYSENDISGNPSFASGCRPPYSIPNRSGAPTCRFDYTQFVDLIPLTKQETFLGRFSKKLGADHTATLEYLRSRSTNEARVAPPPLAGIGLTMSNTSPFYPGAGITPAVAGLTGEPLDVSWRPLVTGKREGLDVSLSDRLLASMEGTVGGWDYSAGLSYAVGRARSAFTNGYVIDARMIEGVGNGLLNPFGEQTPAGNDYLRQSLLLGEYLRAKIKSGAIDFKASRELMNLPAGPLGFALGGEFRRDEADYRVNRALASQASSSGYADAQDQSGSRNIGAVFTEFNIPVIKDLEVNLAARYDDYTDFGHSFNPKVALRWQPSKQVLLRGSFNKGFRAPTLYDLHGPQTTTNTSSPWDDPVLCPGGTAAPGANPNLACDQQQNQRQGGNPDVKPERSRTYSAGIVLEPTRDLTLSLDYWDIRLKDQISALAEESIFGNYQKYQNLYFYNAARTRLDYVLTITQNLGEVKTRGVDLGLLWRLQRGQWGDFTLGVDGTWVDRYDYQNERNGPFTVNVGRYADASPVFRWRHNASLGWTRGPVNMTLSNRYLSGYDDQPDEHGVVPGRVGHYSTWSLAGTYTANQKVSVTAGVKNLLDDDPPFTVQSTTFQQGYDPRYTDPLGRTFYVRATYKF, encoded by the coding sequence ATGATTGAAAAAGCCTTATCCGCCGCCATCCGCGGCCTGTGCGCCGGCGGCGCCCTGCTCGGCGCCGGCGTGCTGGCCCTGCCCGCACAGGCCCAGGCCCAGACGCCCGCCGACACTTCCCAGACGATGCAAAAAGTCGAAATCGTCGGCACCTCGATCAGGCGGCGCCTCGAGGCGCAAACCGCGTTGCCGATCACCTCGCTGCGCGCCGAAGACTTCGCCAAGCAGGGCCTTTCCACCGCGCAGGAAGTGCTGGCCACGATCCCGATGAACCAGACCTCGACCGGCGCCAGCCAGTCGGTCGGCTCCGGCACCGGCGGGCGCGCCACAGCCAATCTGCGCGGCCTGGGCGGGGACAAGACCCTGGTACTGCTCAACGGCCGGCGCCTGGCCAACCACCCCTTCTTTGCCGACACGGTCGACCTGAACATCATTCCCGTCGCCGCGCTCGACCGGGTCGAGGTGCTGCGCGATGGCGCCTCGGCCATCTACGGCAGCGACGCCATCGGCGGCGTGATCAACTTCGTCACCAAGCGCTCCTACCGCGGCCTGGAAGTGAGCGTGGAAGCGTACGAGCCGGCCGGCTCGGGCGGCGGCGACGAGCAGCGCGTCAACGTCATCGGCGGCTGGGGCGACCTGGCCACCGACGGTTACAACGTGCTCGGCATTGTCGACTTTCACCGCCAGTCCGCGCTGACGGCCACCGACCGCGACTTCGCGCGCACCGGCGTGCGCCCCGAGCGCGGCATGGACCAGACCAGCGGCACCACCTTCCCCGCCAATTTCTATTCGGAGAACGACATCTCGGGCAATCCCAGCTTTGCCAGCGGTTGCCGCCCGCCCTACTCGATCCCCAACCGCAGCGGCGCGCCGACTTGCCGCTTCGACTACACCCAGTTCGTCGACCTGATTCCGCTGACCAAGCAGGAAACCTTCCTCGGCCGCTTCAGCAAAAAGCTCGGGGCCGACCATACCGCCACCCTGGAATACCTGCGCAGCCGCAGCACCAACGAAGCGCGCGTGGCGCCGCCGCCGCTGGCCGGCATCGGCCTGACCATGAGCAATACCAGCCCCTTCTATCCGGGCGCCGGCATCACCCCGGCCGTGGCCGGCCTGACCGGCGAGCCGCTCGACGTCAGCTGGCGGCCCCTGGTGACCGGCAAGCGCGAAGGCCTCGACGTGAGCCTGTCGGACCGGCTGCTGGCCAGCATGGAAGGCACGGTCGGCGGCTGGGATTACAGCGCCGGCCTGTCGTACGCGGTGGGGCGGGCGCGCAGCGCGTTTACCAACGGCTACGTGATCGATGCGCGCATGATCGAGGGCGTGGGTAACGGCTTGCTCAACCCGTTCGGCGAGCAGACCCCGGCCGGCAACGACTACCTGCGCCAGTCGCTGCTCCTGGGCGAATACTTGCGCGCCAAGATCAAGAGCGGCGCCATCGACTTCAAGGCCAGCCGCGAGCTGATGAACCTGCCCGCCGGCCCGCTCGGCTTCGCGCTGGGCGGCGAATTCCGGCGCGACGAAGCCGACTACCGCGTCAACCGCGCGCTGGCCAGCCAGGCGTCCAGTTCCGGCTACGCCGACGCCCAGGACCAGAGCGGCAGCCGCAACATCGGCGCCGTGTTCACCGAGTTCAACATCCCGGTCATCAAGGACCTCGAAGTCAACCTGGCCGCGCGCTACGACGATTACACCGACTTCGGCCACAGCTTCAACCCCAAGGTGGCGCTGCGCTGGCAGCCGAGCAAGCAGGTGCTGCTGCGCGGCTCGTTCAACAAGGGCTTCCGCGCGCCCACCCTGTACGATCTGCACGGGCCGCAGACCACCACCAACACCAGCAGCCCCTGGGACGATCCGGTGCTGTGTCCGGGCGGTACGGCGGCTCCCGGCGCCAATCCCAATCTCGCCTGCGACCAGCAACAAAACCAGCGCCAGGGCGGCAACCCCGACGTCAAGCCGGAACGCTCGCGCACCTACAGCGCCGGGATCGTGCTCGAACCGACGCGCGACCTGACCTTGTCGCTCGACTACTGGGATATCCGCCTCAAGGACCAGATCAGCGCGCTGGCGGAGGAATCAATCTTCGGCAACTACCAGAAATACCAGAACCTGTATTTCTACAATGCCGCCCGCACCCGGCTCGACTACGTGCTGACGATCACCCAGAACCTGGGCGAGGTCAAGACCCGCGGCGTCGACCTGGGACTGCTGTGGCGTCTCCAGCGCGGCCAGTGGGGCGACTTTACCCTGGGGGTCGATGGCACCTGGGTGGACCGCTACGACTATCAGAACGAGCGCAACGGACCGTTCACCGTCAACGTGGGGCGCTATGCCGATGCCAGTCCGGTATTCCGCTGGCGTCACAACGCCAGTCTGGGATGGACCCGCGGTCCCGTGAACATGACCCTGTCCAACCGCTATCTGTCCGGCTACGACGACCAGCCCGATGAACACGGGGTCGTGCCCGGCCGAGTGGGACATTACTCGACCTGGAGCCTGGCGGGCACCTACACGGCCAACCAGAAGGTCAGCGTGACCGCCGGCGTCAAGAACCTGCTCGACGACGACCCGCCCTTCACGGTCCAGAGTACGACCTTCCAGCAGGGCTACGATCCGCGCTACACGGACCCGCTCGGACGGACGTTTTACGTGAGGGCCACGTACAAGTTCTGA
- the tldD gene encoding metalloprotease TldD, producing MTPFEPNLSSLAVARDVLLTPFGLDEGKLLSTLGTMFTHKVDYADLYFQFTKSEGWSLEEGIVKTGSFSIDQGVGVRAVSGDKTAFSYSDEISERALLDAAAATRTIARAGAGKIKVASSMTPVGGRSLYLPNDPLASLDATAKVKLLERVEKMARAKDPRVVQVMAGLAGEYDVVLVVRSDGVLAADIRPLVRVSVTVIVEQNGRREMGSSGGGGRYNYGYFDDVVLERYAEEAVKAAVVNLDARPAPAGPMTIVLGPGWPGVLLHEAIGHGLEGDFNRKGSSAFSGRIGERVAAKGVTVVDDGTLADRRGSLNMDDEGNPTQCTTLIEDGILKGYIQDTMNARLMKMPVTGNARRESFAHLPMPRMTNTYMLGGDKDPEEILASVKNGLYAVNFGGGQVDITNGKFVFSASEAYMIENGKVTYPVKGATLIGNGPDVLNRVSMIGNDMRLDSGVGVCGKEGQSVPVGVGQPTLRIEEVTVGGTA from the coding sequence ATGACCCCGTTCGAACCGAATCTCTCCTCCCTGGCTGTCGCGCGCGATGTGCTGCTGACGCCATTTGGCCTCGATGAAGGCAAGCTCCTCTCCACCCTGGGTACGATGTTCACCCACAAGGTCGATTACGCCGATCTGTATTTCCAGTTCACCAAGAGTGAAGGCTGGAGCCTGGAAGAGGGCATCGTCAAGACCGGCAGTTTCTCGATCGACCAGGGCGTCGGCGTGCGCGCCGTGTCGGGCGACAAGACCGCTTTCTCTTACTCCGATGAAATCTCGGAACGTGCCCTGCTCGACGCGGCCGCGGCCACGCGCACCATTGCGCGCGCCGGCGCCGGCAAGATCAAGGTGGCGTCCTCGATGACGCCGGTGGGCGGACGCTCGCTGTACCTGCCCAACGATCCGCTGGCCTCGCTCGACGCGACGGCCAAGGTCAAGCTGCTTGAGCGCGTGGAAAAAATGGCGCGCGCGAAAGATCCGCGCGTGGTGCAGGTGATGGCGGGCCTGGCCGGCGAATACGATGTGGTGCTGGTGGTGCGCAGCGATGGCGTGCTGGCGGCCGATATCCGGCCGCTGGTGCGGGTCTCGGTGACGGTCATTGTCGAGCAGAACGGGCGCCGTGAAATGGGCTCGTCCGGCGGTGGCGGGCGCTACAACTACGGCTATTTCGACGACGTGGTGCTGGAGCGCTACGCGGAGGAGGCGGTCAAGGCGGCCGTGGTCAATCTCGATGCGCGTCCGGCCCCGGCCGGGCCGATGACCATCGTGCTCGGACCGGGCTGGCCCGGCGTGCTGCTGCACGAAGCGATCGGACACGGGCTCGAAGGCGACTTCAACCGCAAGGGTTCGTCGGCGTTTTCGGGCCGTATCGGCGAGCGCGTTGCCGCCAAGGGCGTGACCGTGGTTGACGACGGCACCCTGGCCGACCGCCGCGGTTCGCTCAACATGGATGACGAAGGCAATCCAACCCAGTGCACGACGCTGATCGAAGATGGCATCCTGAAGGGCTACATCCAGGACACGATGAATGCGCGCCTGATGAAGATGCCGGTGACGGGCAATGCGCGGCGCGAATCGTTCGCGCACCTGCCGATGCCGCGCATGACCAACACCTATATGCTGGGCGGCGACAAGGACCCGGAAGAAATCCTGGCTTCGGTCAAGAACGGCTTGTACGCGGTCAATTTCGGCGGCGGCCAGGTCGATATCACCAACGGCAAGTTCGTGTTCTCGGCCAGCGAAGCGTACATGATCGAAAACGGCAAGGTCACCTATCCGGTCAAGGGTGCCACCCTGATCGGTAACGGTCCGGACGTGCTCAACCGCGTATCGATGATCGGCAACGACATGCGCCTCGATTCCGGTGTAGGCGTGTGCGGCAAGGAAGGCCAGAGCGTGCCGGTCGGCGTGGGCCAGCCGACCTTGCGCATCGAAGAGGTGACGGTGGGCGGCACGGCGTAA
- the aroG gene encoding 3-deoxy-7-phosphoheptulonate synthase AroG translates to MPRTDDLRIREMKELTPPSHLIREFACGERAEQTTSASRVALHRILHGQDDRLMVVIGPCSIHDTKAAMEYARRLIGERDRFKDELEIVMRVYFEKPRTTVGWKGLINDPYMDNSFRINDGLRMARELLRDINELGLPAGTEYLDVISPQYIADLISWGAIGARTTESQVHRELASGLSCPVGFKNGTDGNIKIAVEAIKAASHPHHFLSVTKGGHSAIVSTNGNEDCHVILRGGKTPNYDAASVELACQQIAALGLAARLMIDASHANSSKKPENQVPVCADIAAQVAGGDERIVGVMVESHLVGGRQDLVPGKELVYGQSITDGCIDWDSSVAVLEGLAAAVRQRRLRQDL, encoded by the coding sequence ATGCCCCGCACCGACGATCTACGCATCCGCGAAATGAAGGAATTGACGCCGCCCTCCCACCTGATCCGCGAGTTTGCCTGCGGCGAGCGGGCCGAGCAGACCACCAGCGCGTCGCGCGTGGCGCTGCACCGCATCCTGCACGGCCAGGACGACCGCCTGATGGTGGTGATCGGCCCGTGCTCGATCCACGATACCAAGGCGGCCATGGAATATGCGCGCCGCCTGATCGGCGAACGCGACCGTTTCAAGGACGAGCTGGAAATCGTCATGCGCGTGTACTTCGAGAAGCCGCGCACCACGGTCGGCTGGAAGGGCTTGATCAACGATCCGTACATGGACAACAGCTTCCGCATCAACGACGGGCTGCGCATGGCGCGCGAGCTGCTGCGCGACATCAATGAACTGGGCTTGCCGGCCGGTACCGAGTACCTGGACGTGATCAGCCCGCAGTACATCGCCGACCTGATCAGCTGGGGCGCGATCGGCGCGCGCACCACCGAGTCGCAGGTGCACCGCGAACTGGCGTCCGGGCTGTCCTGTCCGGTGGGCTTCAAGAACGGGACCGACGGCAACATCAAGATCGCGGTCGAAGCGATCAAGGCGGCCTCGCACCCGCACCATTTCCTGTCGGTGACCAAGGGCGGGCATTCGGCGATCGTCTCGACCAACGGCAATGAGGATTGCCACGTCATCCTGCGCGGCGGCAAGACACCCAACTATGACGCGGCCAGCGTGGAACTGGCCTGCCAGCAAATCGCGGCACTCGGCCTGGCGGCGCGCCTAATGATCGACGCCTCGCATGCCAACAGTTCCAAGAAGCCGGAAAACCAGGTGCCGGTGTGCGCCGACATCGCGGCCCAGGTGGCCGGCGGCGACGAGCGCATCGTCGGCGTGATGGTGGAGTCGCATCTGGTGGGCGGGCGCCAGGATCTGGTGCCGGGCAAGGAACTGGTCTACGGCCAGTCGATCACCGATGGCTGCATCGACTGGGACAGCAGCGTGGCCGTGCTCGAAGGCTTGGCCGCGGCCGTGCGCCAGCGCCGCTTGCGTCAGGACCTCTGA